In one window of Nothobranchius furzeri strain GRZ-AD chromosome 11, NfurGRZ-RIMD1, whole genome shotgun sequence DNA:
- the LOC107384166 gene encoding ceramide synthase 2 — protein sequence MDLLPDLWREDYWLPPGVTWGDMEQLVDTERPQPHDLLMALPLALGFVALRYAFERFLAPPMGRCLGVKNTVHVTAAPSLQLESFYTQRSKQPTQREIIHLMLACGKTQRQIETWFRRRRNQDRPSRTKKFAEAAWRFFFYLAAFMAGLACLVDRPWFWDHRECWRRYPVQPMERAHFWYYMLELGFYGSLLLRISVDIKRKDFKEQVIHHLATIYLLSFSYCANYIRIGTLVMLLHDSSDILLESAKMFNYGTGWRKMCDSLFVVFAVVFLVTRLVIFPSKIIRNTLLLSMEAFEPFPGYYFFNILLMVLQVLHIFWACLILRMVCKFLKGKLEKDERSDEESGVEEEEEEKGGEENTDQGGDCYWGKSKDNLNSKISMLTNSCVLNNLNHHRSSVAKRMRKAQ from the exons ATGGACCTGCTGCCAGACCTTTGGAGGGAAGACTACTGGCTCCCTCCCGGTGTGACCTGGGGAGACATGGAGCAGCTGGTGGACACTGAGCGACCTCAACCCCATGACCTTCTCATGGCTCTGCCCCTCGCTCTGGGCTTTGTTGCTCTTCGCTATGCGTTTGAGAG GTTCTTGGCCCCACCCATGGGCAGATGTCTGGGGGTAAAGAATACAGTGCATGTGACTGCTGCCCCATCCCTGCAGCTGGAGTCCTTTTACACCCAGAGGAGCAAACAGCCAACACAA AGGGAAATCATCCATCTGATGCTGGCATGCGGTAAAACCCAGAGACAGATTGAAACCTGGTTCAGGCGCCGCAGGAACCAAGACAGGCCCAGTCGTACCAAGAAGTTTGCAGAAGCTGC CTGGAGGTTCTTTTTCTACCTCGCAGCATTTATGGCTGGACTGGCCTGCTTAGTCGAC AGGCCCTGGTTCTGGGATCACAGGGAATGTTGGAGGCGATATCCAGTTCAG CCCATGGAGAGAGCTCACTTCTGGTACTACATGCTGGAGTTGGGTTTTTATGGCTCTCTGTTGCTTCGCATCTCTGTGGACATCAAACGGAAG gactttaaggaacaagtgatccatcaCTTGGCTACCATCTACCTGCTCAGTTTCTCCTACTGTGCCAACTACATCCGCATCGGCACCTTGGTGATGCTGCTCCATGACTCGTCGGACATATTGTTAGAG TCAGCTAAAATGTTCAACTACGGCACCGGCTGGAGGAAGATGTGCGATTCTCTGTTTGTTGTCTTTGCTGTGGTCTTCCTTGTGACCCGACTGGTGATTTTCCCCAGCAA AATCATTCGGAACACCTTGCTACTGTCCATGGAGGCGTTTGAGCCTTTCCCTGGCTACTACTTTTTTAACATCCTGCTGATGGTGCTGCAGGTTCTACACATCTTCTGGGCATGCTTGATCTTGCGTATGGTCTGTAAGTTCTTGAAAGGCAAG CTGGAAAAAGATGAGCGCAGTGATGAAGAAAGTGGAgttgaagaggaagaggaggaaaaaggagGAGAGGAAAATACAGATCAAGGAGGAGATTGTTACTGGGGAAAAAGTAAAGACAATCTGAACTCCAAAATATCAATGCTCACCAACAGTTGTGTCCTTAATAATTTGAATCACCACAGGTCCTCTGTAGCTAAAAGGATGCGTAAAGCTCAATAA
- the LOC107384169 gene encoding kinesin-associated protein 3: MQDDARYLKRKVTAGSLDVHPTEKALVVQYEVEASILGENGGPMLGERKEGQKIIRVKSLSPTTDVAALARKVVEECKLIPASRLPQVEQLLYYLQNRKSSPVEAKGVEKKEKKTVKPKDLTPFEGTELNEEASITKMDEYVELLYEGLPEKIRGSGLILQLARNPDNLEELLYNEAALGALARVLREDWKQSVELATIIIYIFFCFSSFSQFHAAVSHYKIGALCMSVVEHELKRHDMWREELRKKNKACESAPENGSLRRDQDKTLRKYQALLAKQEQLLRVSLYLLLNLAEDTRTELKMRNKNIVGLLVKVLDRDDEELLVLVVSFLKKLSIFLENKNDMAELDTVERLARLIPCEHDDLLNLTLRLLLNLSFDSGLRAKMVEVGLVPKLTALLGDENNRQVAMRLLYHISMDDRFRGMFVYTDCIPQLMQMLYDHGEEEIDVELISICINLSANKKNAQLMCEGNGLKMLMKRALKTKDCLLMKMIRNISQHDGPTKPLFIDYVGDLAAEIRAVEGEVWILECLGTLANLTIPDLDWELLLKEYNLVPFLKDNLKPDSAEDDLILEVVIMIGTVSMDDACAVMLAKSGIIPALIELLNARQEDDEFVCQIVYVFYQMVFHQATRDVIIKDTQAPAYLIDLMHDKNTEIRKVCDNTLDIIAEYDEEWGRKIQSEKFRFHNNQWLDMVESRQVDESEPYLYDNDERTDLFYSADGITPGDGSVSPDFFGDLQSQNGDSHLTGDVGDVFDQTSSSPGRPVTAYGFRPDEQLFSQYS, encoded by the exons ATGCAGGATGACGCGCGGTACCTCAAACG AAAAGTGACTGCAGGCAGTTTGGATGTCCATCCCACTGAGAAAGCCCTTGTGGTCCAGTATGAGGTGGAGGCATCCATCCTGGGGGAGAATGGAGGTCCGATGCTGGGTGAACGCAAGGAGGGACAAAAAAT AATCCGCGTGAAAAGCCTCTCTCCTACTACAGATGTGGCCGCTTTGGCCAGGAAAGTGGTAGAGGAGTGTAAACTCATCCCCGCCTCCCGCTTGCCACAGGTGGAGCAGCTGCTTTATTACCTACAGAACAGGAAATCCTCCCCAGTGGAGGCCAAAGGGG TGGAAaagaaagagaagaaaacagtgAAGCCTAAAGATCTGACACCATTTGAGGGAACGGAG TTGAACGAGGAAGCTAGCATAACAAAGATGGATGAGTATGTTGAGCTGCTTTATGAAGGCCTCCCAGAGAAGATCCGAGGCTCTGGTCTCATTTTGCAGCTCGCCCGTAACCCAGATAACCTGGAGGAGCTGCTTTACAACG AAGCAGCTTTAGGTGCGCTGGCCCGGGTTCTGAGAGAGGACTGGAAACAGAGCGTAGAGCTTGCTACTATTATCATTTACATCTTCTTCTGCTTTTCAAG TTTCTCCCAGTTTCACGCTGCAGTGAGTCACTATAAAATCGGAGCGCTTTGTATGAGTGTGGTGGAACATGAACTGAAGAGGCATGACATGTGGCGTGAGGAGCTACGCAAGAAAAACAAAGCTT GTGAGTCTGCGCCAGAAAATGGCTCCTTAAGACGAGACCAGGACAAAACGCTGAGAAAATACCAAGCCCTTCTGGctaagcaggagcagctgctcagAG ttTCTCTCTACCTGCTGTTGAACCTCGCTGAGGACACCAGGACAGAGCTGAAGATGAGGAACAAAAACATTGTTGGACTGCTGGTCAAAGTTCTTGACCGTGATGATGAGGAGCTGCTGGTTCTGGTGGTTTCCTTCCTCAAAAAGCTGTCGATCTTCCTGGAGAATAAGAACGACATG GCTGAGCTGGACACCGTGGAGCGACTGGCTCGTCTGATTCCCTGTGAACACGATGATTTGTTGAATCTGACTCTACGTCTGCTGCTCAACCTCTCGTTTGACTCCGGACTTCGAGCCAAGATGGTGGAAGTCGGGCTGGTGCCCAAACTGACAGCGTTGTTGG GTGATGAGAATAACCGACAGGTAGCCATGCGCCTCCTGTACCACATCAGCATGGACGACCGCTTCAGAGGCATGTTCGTTTACACCGACTGCATCCCTCAG CTCATGCAAATGCTCTACGACCACGGCGAGGAGGAAATTGATGTGGAACTCATCTCCATCTGCATCAACCTGTCTGCTAACAAGAAGAACGCACAGCTCATGTGTGAAG GAAATGGACTGAAGATGCTCATGAAGCGAGCTCTGAAGACTAAAGACTGCCttctgatgaagatgatcagaaaCATCTCACAGCATGATGGTCCAACCAAGCCGCTGTTTATA GACTATGTGGGAGATCTGGCTGCAGAGATCCGTGCTGTAGAAGGGGAGGTGTGGATCCTGGAGTGTCTGGGAACGTTGGCCAACCTCACCATTCCTGACCTGGACTGGGAGCTGCTGCTGAAAGAATATAACCTGGTGCCTTTCCTCAAAGACAATCTCAAACCAG ACTCGGCAGAGGATGACCTCATACTGGAGGTGGTCATAATGATTGGAACAGTTTCCATGGATGACGCCTGCGCTGTCATGTTGGCTAAATCTGGCATCATTCCTGCCCTTATTGAACTACTGaatg CGCGCCAAGAAGATGACGAGTTTGTGTGTCAGATCGTCTACGTCTTTTATCAGATGGTGTTTCACCAAGCCACACGGGACGTCATCATCAAAGACACGC AGGCTCCCGCTTACCTGATAGACCTGATGCACGACAAGAACACCGAGATCAGAAAAGTGTGCGACAACACGCTCGACATAATCGCT gaGTACGACGAGGAGTGGGGGAGGAAAATCCAGTCGGAGAAATTTCGTTTCCACAACAACCAGTGGTTGGACATGGTCGAGAGTCGCCAAGTGGACGAGTCTGAGCCGTATCTGTACGATAACGACGAGAGGACTGATCTGTTCTACAGCGCAG ATGGAATAACCCCAGGAGATGGTTCAGTCAGCCCAGATTTCTTCGGTGATCTGCAGTCTCAGAATGGAGACTCACATCTCACAGG AGATGTGGGCGACGTCTTCGACCAGACCAGCTCATCACCTGGACGACCAGTTACTGCTTACGGCTTCAGACCTGATGAGCAGCTGTTCTCTCAGTACTCataa
- the pdca gene encoding phosducin a yields MSAATQEEEELPLNHTGPKGVINDWRRFKLDSVDQTVPQKKKELLRQMSNPREDDKERANRKMGAQEYELIKDEDERCLKRYRKQCMQEMHERLSFGPRFECVHELESGEAFLEVIEREHRMTLVVVHIYQHGVNGCEQMNSSLECLAAEYPTVKFCRIDAVASGAAERFSSEVLPTLLVYKAGELLGNFLAVTKHLNEEFFATDVEAFLNEYGLLPEKEFTACADDEDDGADVE; encoded by the exons ATGTCTGCTGCTAcacaggaagaggaggagctgCCGTTAAATCACACAG GTCCAAAGGGTGTTATTAATGACTGGAGAAGGTTCAAACTGGACAGTGTGGACCAGACAGTCCCTCAAAAAAAGAAAGAGCTGCTCAGACAGATGTCCAATCCTCGGGAGGACGACAAGGAGAGAGCTAACAGAAAG ATGGGCGCTCAGGAGTACGAACTGATCAAAGACGAGGATGAGCGCTgcctgaaacgctacagaaagcaGTGCATGCAGGAAATGCATGAGCGTCTGAGCTTCGGTCCCAGGTTTGAATGTGTCCACGAGCTGGAGAGTGGAGAGGCCTTCCTGGAAGTGATAGAGAGGGAGCATCGGATGACCCTGGTGGTGGTCCACATTTATCAGCATGGGGTCAACG GCTGTGAGCAGATGAACTCGAGTCTGGAGTGCCTGGCAGCGGAGTACCCCACTGTTAAGTTTTGTCGTATTGATGCTGTGGCGTCAGGTGCTGCAGAGCGCTTCTCCTCTGAG GTTCTCCCGACCCTGCTGGTCTACAAGGCCGGGGAGTTACTGGGTAACTTCCTGGCTGTCACCAAACACCTCAATGAAGAGTTCTTTGCCACAGATGTGGAGGCGTTTCTCAATGAATACGGCCTCTTACCAGAGAAGGAGTTCACTGCGTGTGCGGATGATGAAGACGATGGAGCAGACGtggagtag
- the niban1 gene encoding protein Niban 1: MGASSSGLLDEAKISQIKGLVEKTFSSFSVFYRQQYSVTYLGHIRQEVEPKKEGRGLLLRHRPKYDADQVLYQGTVKVSCWDEQGKKCRERYVVLRKDYRVEIHDNMETFSHGAAAKLVLQPARGIVFTSEEESRAQLETNCAGILSGVKEDSFSVASSPDGFAVYLHLSYSGYTCFMFQKEEERDHFLSGLETCIRHCNLDPWKDPSHESQAYAQALHFYRQDKGCYESWEMLLGTEEQALASQVMEEVLPWLQNQLQSKLKGKKNERIRQWLATVQATHMLVLEQLTAGLEALKEECRQAASASQTLIRSNLDQIISSHDFLENKVRACICEEAEEVCGESIVPYMSSILEALTEHIGDGILGMQHTLQTQMSSAFSLTNGKAEGTTKVCVLQVLSSLHSISLDRNYKRVESLAKKLEDLKQRFGMGSVQRLVHAAHLEMEQLLDSAVYTLEQFLQSSSKLQPSQVPVKMERAKERVLKQLDYDSRVVKRRLYQEALLEITLPSLVRRMDSKWKTELQQFEQYIFSDYSSFILVHNVYDDVLRSILRKEIQTVVQDAASKNSNNHLLDMADLTISQYSLLGQTPPRSAPDSPAVHSQRSSSVPGEDQETTTGVEEGRKTPEVSPQTDAEVKDETRFDVGSSPCSDQSSLIQSPTIIVTQQFDENAETSEEAKNGGDAQTSSDMTADRSSKSDGALTQEVDTTKSQAEPEFQIPKTPDLAPVVSLQSSANIQAECTRSGDSTSSENPATPDLSTTNQTSEEPSSPGTEGPKKITLCCLSDAIAPSSAEPAVMQTPIQQPTDRAVYLTGQIKDNWEMEKAREEKRNEAAEKEMTEEERDGEAQTDESINETGGGMNGEVQKEGQVEAATEEDKSEEKENKYPEKREDLQGPKPDASEPESNPEAPVDSVGIIRDLVTEVTEVEEIITPKPPATPSA, encoded by the exons ATGGGAGCATCTTCTTCTGGCTTGTTGGATGAGGCCAAAATCAGCCAAATCAAAG GACTTGTTGAGAAAACGTTCTCGAGCTTCAGCGTGTTTTACCGTCAGCAGTATTCTGTCACCTATCTCGGACACATCCGGCAGGAGGTGGAGCCTAAGAAAGAAGGGAGGGGCCTATTGCTCAGACATAGG CCTAAATATGATGCAGACCAGGTACTGTACCAAGGGACTGTTAAGGTCTCCTGCTGGGACGAGCAGGGGAAAAAATGCAGGGAGAGATATGTTGTCCTGAGAAAAGACTACAGAGTGGAAATCCATGACAACATGGAG ACTTTTAGTCATGGAGCTGCAGCTAAGCTGGTCCTCCAGCCAGCCAGAGGGATTGTGTTCACCAGTGAAGAAGAGTCCAGAGCTCAGCTGGAGACGAACTGCGCTGGGATTCTCAGTG GAGTGAAGGAGGACTCTTTTTCGGTGGCTTCGTCTCCAGACGGCTTTGCCGTTTATCTTCACCTGTCTTATTCAGGCTACACCTGCTTCATGTTTCAAAAGGAAGAGGAACGagatcacttcctgtctggcctcgaGACCTGCATTAGACATTGCAACCTTG ACCCCTGGAAGGATCCGTCCCACGAGAGCCAGGCATACGCCCAAGCCCTCCATTTCTACCGTCAGGACAAAGGATGCTATGAATCCTGGGAAATGCTGCTGGGCACTGAGGAACAA GCGCTGGCCTCCCAAGTGATGGAGGaagtgttgccatggttacagaaTCAGCTTCAGTCCAAACTGAAGGGCAAAAAGAATGAAAGGATACGACaatggctggca acGGTGCAGGCAACCCACATGTTGGTGCTGGAACAGCTGACTGCAGGTTTGGAGGCTCTGAAGGAGGAGTGTCGTCAGGCAGCATCAGCGAGCCAGACACTGATCAGGTCAAATCTGGACCAGATAATATCTTCTCATGACTTCCTGGAGAACAAAGTCAGAG CCTGCATTTGTGAAGAAGCAGAGGAAGTGTGCGGTGAGTCGATCGTACCCTACATGTCCTCCATCCTTGAAGCTCTTACAGAGCACATTGGAGATGGAATCCTTGGGATGCAACACACACTGCAAACACAAATGAGCTCTGCATTTTCACTCACAAATGGAAAGGCAGAAGGGACGACAAAG GTGTGCGTTCTCCAAGTCTTGTCCAGTCTGCACTCCATCAGTCTGGACCGGAACTATAAGCGGGTGGAGAGCCTGGCTAAGAAACTGGAAGATTTAAAACAGAGATTTGGAATGGGCAGCGTTCAGAGACTTGTTCACGCTGCACATCTGGAGATGGAGCAG TTGCTGGATAGTGCTGTCTACACACTAGAGCAGTTCCTCCAATCATCATCCAAGCTGCAACCCTCTCAGGTTCCTGTCAAGATGGAGAGAGCTAAAGAAAGAGTTCTcaag CAGCTGGACTATGACAGCAGGGTGGTGAAGAGGAGACTCTATCAGGAGGCTCTGCTGGAGATCACTCTGCCATCTCTCGTCAGGAGGATGGACAGCAAGTGGAAAACT gagctgcagcagttTGAGCAGTACATCTTCTCTGACTACAGCAGTTTCATTCTGGTTCACAACGTCTATGACGACGTCCTGAGGAGCATCCTCAGGAAGGAGATACAGACAG TGGTCCAGGATGCTGCCAGTAAGAACAGCAACAACCATCTGCTGGACATGGCCGATTTAACCATCAGCCAGTACAGTCTGCTGGGACAGACGCCTCCTCGCTCTGCACCAGACAGTCCAGCAGTTCATTCTCAACGCTCCTCCTCCGTGCCCGGTGAGGACCAAGAGACCACTACAGGGGTGGAGGAGGGGAGGAAAACACCTGAAGTTTCCCCTCAAACTGATGCAGAAGTCAAGGATGAAACTAGATTTGATGTTGGGTCTTCTCCATGCTCTGACCAGAGCTCGTTGATTCAGTCACCTACCATTATTGTGACCCAACAGTTTGATGAAAATGCAGAAACTAGTGAAGAGGCCAAAAATGGAGGCGATGCACAAACATCATCAGACATGACAGCGGATAGATCTTCCAAATCAGATGGAGCTTTGACTCAGGAAGTCGATACCACTAAATCCCAGGCTGAACCTGAATTTCAAATCCCCAAGACTCCTGATCTGGCTCCTGTGGTTTCGCTCCAATCATCAGCAAATATTCAAGCTGAGTGTACTCGGAGTGGTGATTCCACATCATCTGAGAATCCAGCCACACCTGACCTCTCAACCACCAACCAAACATCAGAGGAGCCTTCCTCACCTGGGACAGAAGGTCCAAAGAAAATCACTCTCTGTTGTTTAAGTGATGCGATTGCTCCGTCCTCCGCAGAGCCTGCTGTGATGCAGACACCGATCCAGCAGCCCACCGACAGGGCCGTCTATTTGACGGGACAAATAAAGGACAACTGGGAGATGGAAAAAGCAAGGGAGGAGAAACGGAATGAGGCAGCAGAAAAAGAGATGACTGAGGAGGAGAGGGATGGAGAAGCCCAAACAGATGAGTCCATCAACGAGACGGGAGGTGGGATGAATGGTGAGGTGCAAAAAGAAGGTCAGGTCGAAGCAGCAACAGAGGAAGATAAATCAGAGGAAAAGGAAAATAAATACCCAGAGAAGAGAGAGGATCTCCAAGGTCCTAAACCAGATGCATCAGAGCCAGAGAGCAACCCTGAGGCACCGGTGGACAGCGTGGGGATCATCAGAGACCTTGTGACTGAGGTCACTGAAGTGGAGGAAATAATCACTCCTAAACCACCAGCAACTCCATCAGCGTGA